The sequence TATTTATGTTGCTGGGACTGGCGTGACTGCAGAAAAAGGTGTACAAGAGTTGTCAATACTTAAATACAACATTTAGTATTAAAATGCGAAATCCAACTACTGTACGATACTTCGATTTAATGATAGTTTTGCCTCGTTTCGAAAGTGTGAAATGTTTTGCAATGGCACAATAAGTTACTTACTCTTCagattatatttcataattttacgatatctgaattttaaaagcattttgtatgttttaatctTCAATAAAGACTGAATTAATTAAGAAACTAACGAAATGCCCGTTTACTACAAATCTTGATGTGTTAATACGGGTACCGATAACTCGATATTTCCACTTTTTTgcaaacacataaaaatatgtaattttgtaactataaaatgttgttaatatcttCGAATACATTTTCTAAAACAGTAGAAACTTCGTATATTACACGCAGAACACTCAGTTTTAAATCCACACAAAGCTATAATACTTCAATGctataaaaaacttataattaaCTTATGATAGATCTGTTTGggataaatgaataaatttcatgtttctaaaacgtggtatttcttgttttttagttattttcataCTATATTATCCATAAGACGCTATATACACTTCACTTTGAAATATTCTGCCTATAAGAAATTTAAGAATTATATTCGGTacgtttttcaatattttttttttataatagcagTTTAAAGGTAACTTTCGTTTCAAAATAAAGTTACGACTATAATTTacactagttttaaaaaaatcattcaatTTGACTATTTgcattatatattcatatataaagtttttatttaattttacttacacCAGAGATTATTTGTGCTGTGTCGTGTATCGAAATCagtatttagcattataagtgaTCATGAGTACCACCGAGCTACATTCGGGGTTGGGAAGGAGGAAACGCGGAAGGAAAAATATTGAATATCTCAAGCAATTATACacgttaataaatttatatatagtatGATCATTTATTCTCGCTAGAATGGGACAATCTAAAATTCAtgtcaaaacattaaaacacGTCTTTAAGCACTAATAACAAATGCcttagtaaaactatatttaaaaaaaaacccattaagAACCTTTTCTGTAAATGAAAAGAATCTAATTTAAAAAACGCCTTAGGTTTGAAACAAAGGTACGGCAAATGAAGGATTGAGTGTgagtcttaaaataataaaagtggcggccaaactggtagctaaaCTTATAGgccttgttttttgtttaacttccAGGCATGATGATGAGTAAAATAAATTGCGCAGCCGAAGTCACTAAAGCATGGTATTTACTAGAAAATACGTAATGATGCTGGAGTGGTTTCAAAAGAGGCATAGCCAAAGTTTCGACTTAATTCTGTGATGGGTCGCCAATTTATTTCGAATtgtctgaaactgagttaaattgtaatttagggttagaaattaaataaatgtagctGTGTATCTAATTTATCATACCAACAAGATTCATATACAGTGTttttagatacaaataaattttgatatacaaactataacacaatttatagtaactgttattacaaataatgatctacaaacaaaagctttataaactcacaaataatatttggtGGCCTATATGAcatggaacttccttgatatcttaccGAGGGTTTaagatgagtgaattaattttaagttgatgtagatacaattAAATTAACAATGGCTTAGCTAGCTCTCTGTCTCCTTCATTCTTCGTTTGTTAGCATGAAGATTTATTGAACACTGaagttatgtttttgtaaaaatattactgtCCGACGcaaatccactgaagttaaatgtaTTAAACGTCCCTAATCAAATGTATGaattttcctattaataaacgaTATAACAATCACTATTATAGCTTCCTAGGtttatagcaaaccaataatatatactgtctttgTGTGCGTTTCGCTTTGGTTATTTTTATAGGCATGAGGGGGAgtttctcgaaatttcagttgtCAAAAGTAATTTAGGTGAATGAATACTTATGAAGTCAACACATTTCAGTTTGTGTATTCCTATGCATGTTTTCCAGATATTTAACCTCCTTTACAAATAAAAGTTCCAAGATTGACCGTTAGAATTTcgaataaagataattttaataaaaacattatttacattacttgtatttcatcaaaatgtttccccgcaagtacagcggtatatctccggattacaacgctaaaatcaggggtttgattcccctcggtgggctgagcagatagcacgatgtggctttgctataagaaaaacacacgcttcATCAAATTGTCACATTATTGGTAGagggtgaatacttttgcaaggtataatatttatattgccACATACCTTCAATGCCTTACATTTTGACCAATTCTCtaataacaatatgaaacaaaatttttactttttcttgttcctggacagaaaatgTTGTTCTCCAATTGttcatgcctaaagtaaatggaaaagatctattgttttctttaaactttgcttttgtgaccagtgtaatgaaattttcaaatttgcccattttccagaacattcgaGGTTAATTTAGTGTTGAATAGCTGACAGAGAATTGTCTCGAACTTGCATGAATTTTCTACAATGTCGTAGAACATACacgaattttcaagaaccttttagaattttctagaactttccatggtaatataggggctcaccactttcgtttagttttagctgcctaagtgaacacatagacctatctgattttatcacagatggcatcaagaagctgcaatcATTCtgcagacacattctgctatgtatgtggccaatttatcaaaacaagagcgaaaaagtactctgtgacagcatctgttaaaatgtgtgaagcccacaaggcatattttggcatgcttgttggagatcaagacaaactctgggcactgcaaaaaaacaaaatctctagaaggtaagacggtcAATTTTTaattgcttgaatagtaagattttatattatacaagttttagaccttttaaaatttaaatatcttttaatttatttttttaatgtccaATAGTATagataaaatatcacatatagAATATTTTGCacgaacctcttacacattagttgtggatgaaataaatttgttcttcataataaaaattttattttgctcttatGCAGGATGATACAGAGGGGAAAGAAAGCCATGAAGATCGCTATTCCAAAATTTGGCGAAGGCCCACTGACCATTCAAGCAATTGATAATTCTGCATGGTGGACTCTTTCAAACGTCGAGTTGACGAGAATGCACCTACTATCAcgtatctggaccttccatcatccatcgcctcAATGCCACACTGCCCTCAGTTCCCTGTAGCCACttcgccagagagaaagcagccatctcgaaaaactactcacttctaaacactttttttttcatttttgtataactttagtataaatacatgtaaatcttgatacatatgttgttttattcagaccttatgtaaatgcaAATGTGCAAaattgcccgtttttacatagaaaataggttaatttctaaatttcattatccaggtcacaaaagcaaagtttgaagggaataatggccattttgtgtacttttacaacatctCGTATGTAGGTCAAGCTGGACTTGACATTTGGGCCAAAGGAATAAAACTTGGAAACATAACTTATTAGTTTATATTCAGAAATATCTGAAGTAAACAGTCAACAGAAGTGGTTTATATACGCTCTTTCGTGCACCTTACACAAAGTAGTAGTATATTTTTCATTAGCTGCTTTTGTTTTGTAACCGAATTAAAACTAACTGAACAGAGAAAAGGGGAACCTTACTCAAGACCATCCAAGTTCTAAGCCTTgcgtatattgtttttttttgcttctttttaAATCACGTGAACTGATATCGAGTGTTTATAGCATTATGATAGGAGAGGATTACCTTGCCTCTCTGTTCTGTAAAGAAGTATAAACATACTGTGTTGCAGATTtgaaagtaaataacatttagttATCCTGGCTTATATCAAAGTGGTGCACTATGGTTAAGCTGTATGTTTAAAGGTTGATactattaaaaattaagtttatacACCAGAAGGGCAAAGAACTCATAATCCATATAGTGGCTCTATgcttaaaaacagacaaacaagcaAAAATCTAACAGTCACTATTACTGTACTAGGATTCGAGATTgttctatttgttatttaatgtagatTGTTAAATCAAGGATTAGTGATTAGCGTCCAGTTGCTTTAGTAACGCGCTCGAATTGTGATACCATTGTTACAGTATAAGACTGACTTTCAAATCCCTTTATTTGGTCTGTCTACAGTTAGTAGTGGACATGTGCCATCCTTTTATAccatggtttttcaaactatgctccaCGGAGCTCTTGGGCTCTGCTATAGTTATCTGGGTTtccgcgaggaaattttagaatgttaatatttttgtcctaaaactataaaattgaatcagaatgcgatgtacaaaaaaaaagtaaaatatataattaatataacacgTTAATCGCGTATTGGGCcttattttattctgcctaacgccagatgattttatttagcttaggggaagttctcgcggtgaaagtgttaatataatCTCAATAAACTTCGACAGTGGCACTActggttgctagtagatatggcATCATCTCAAGATTGCATGCGTCATTGGAGATACAAAATGAAttagtaattttcgtatgaaacatcggtcaGCCCTGGGTAGTGATTCCAAGTGTCTTTTGAAATCCAGATCTGGATTAGCagctaaatctcgaacgaaatgaaacatggtgtcatagctgaaacttgttcaaatttgaaacattgtg comes from Tachypleus tridentatus isolate NWPU-2018 chromosome 12, ASM421037v1, whole genome shotgun sequence and encodes:
- the LOC143235178 gene encoding uncharacterized protein LOC143235178 produces the protein MASRSCNHSADTFCYVCGQFIKTRAKKYSVTASVKMCEAHKAYFGMLVGDQDKLWALQKNKISRRMIQRGKKAMKIAIPKFGEGPLTIQAIDNSAWWTLSNVELTRMHLLSRIWTFHHPSPQCHTALSSL